Proteins encoded by one window of Antechinus flavipes isolate AdamAnt ecotype Samford, QLD, Australia chromosome 4, AdamAnt_v2, whole genome shotgun sequence:
- the KCNA2 gene encoding potassium voltage-gated channel subfamily A member 2 has translation MTVATGDPADEAAALPGHPQDTYDPEADHECCERVVINISGLRFETQLKTLAQFPETLLGDPKKRMRYFDPLRNEYFFDRNRPSFDAILYYYQSGGRLRRPVNVPLDIFSEEIRFYELGEEAMEMFREDEGYIKEEERPLPENEFQRQVWLLFEYPESSGPARIIAIVSVMVILISIVSFCLETLPIFRDENEDMAGGGIPFHTYSNSTIGYQQSTSFTDPFFIVETLCIIWFSFEFLVRFFACPSKAGFFTNIMNIIDIVAIIPYFITLGTELAEKTDDAQQGQQAMSLAILRVIRLVRVFRIFKLSRHSKGLQILGQTLKASMRELGLLIFFLFIGVILFSSAVYFAEADERDSQFPSIPDAFWWAVVSMTTVGYGDMVPTTIGGKIVGSLCAIAGVLTIALPVPVIVSNFNYFYHRETEGEEQAQYLQVTSCPKIPSSPDLKKSRSASTISKSDYMEIQEGVNNSNEDFREENLKTANCTLANTNYVNITKMLTDV, from the coding sequence GTGAGAGGGTGGTAATCAACATCTCTGGATTGCGATTTGAGACACAGCTCAAGACTTTGGCCCAGTTTCCAGAGACTCTCTTAGGGGACCCTAAGAAGCGAATGAGGTACTTTGATCCACTCCGAAATGAATACTTTTTCGACAGGAACCGCCCCAGCTTTGATGCCATCTTATATTACTACCAGTCTGGGGGTCGGTTAAGGCGCCCTGTGAATGTCCCCTTGGATATCTTCTCAGAAGAAATCCGTTTCTATGAACTGGGTGAGGAGGCGATGGAGATGTTCCGAGAGGATGAAGGCTACATCAAGGAGGAAGAACGTCCTTTACCAGAAAATGAGTTTCAGAGACAGGTGTGGCTTCTATTTGAATACCCAGAGAGCTCTGGGCCAGCCAGGATTATAGCTATTGTGTCTGTCATGGTGATTTTGATCTCCATCGTGAGTTTCTGTCTGGAAACTTTGCCCATTTTCCGGGATGAGAATGAAGACATGGCTGGTGGTGGGATTCCTTTCCATACCTACTCTAACAGCACCATCGGGTACCAACAGTCCACTTCCTTCACTGACCCTTTCTTCATCGTGGAGACACTGTGCATCATCTGGTTCTCCTTCGAGTTCCTCGTCAGGTTCTTTGCCTGTCCCAGCAAAGCCGGTTTCTTCACCAACATCATGAACATCATTGACATCGTGGCCATCATCCCGTACTTCATCACCCTGGGGACCGAGCTGGCCGAGAAGACAGACGACGCCCAGCAAGGCCAGCAGGCAATGTCTCTGGCTATCCTTCGTGTGATCCGGTTGGTAAGAGTCTTTAGGATTTTCAAGCTGTCCAGACACTCCAAAGGGCTCCAGATCCTAGGTCAGACCCTCAAGGCCAGCATGAGAGAATTGGGCCTCCTGATATTCTTCCTGTTCATCGGGGTCATTCTCTTCTCTAGTGCTGTCTATTTCGCAGAGGCAGATGAGCGAGATTCCCAGTTCCCTAGTATCCCCGATGCCTTCTGGTGGGCAGTCGTCTCCATGACAACAGTAGGCTACGGAGACATGGTCCCCACCACCATTGGGGGAAAGATTGTGGGTTCCCTTTGTGCAATTGCAGGTGTCTTAACTATTGCCTTACCAGTCCCCGTCATAGTGTCCAATTTCAACTACTTCTACCAccgggagacagagggagaggaacaGGCCCAGTACTTACAAGTGACCAGCTGTCCAAAGATCCCATCTTCCCCTGACCTAAAGAAAAGTAGGAGTGCCTCCACCATTAGTAAGTCTGATTACATGGAGATCCAGGAAGGGGTAAACAACAGCAATGAGGACTTTAGAGAGGAAAACTTGAAAACAGCCAACTGTACCCTGGCTAACAcaaactatgtgaatattaccaAAATGTTAACTGATGTCTGA